DNA sequence from the Littorina saxatilis isolate snail1 linkage group LG9, US_GU_Lsax_2.0, whole genome shotgun sequence genome:
GAAAAACAAGTTAGCCACAAATTAAACACAGCTAACTATACGACACACAGCACTACAAAAGATAACTACTGGTGAATACATTTTGTTGTCCCATCATATATAATAGGAAGTGTTGGGTTGGTAAGGAAAAACAAGTTAGCCACAAATTAAACACAGCTAACTATACGACACAAAGCACTACAAAAGATAACTACTGGTGAATACATTTTGTTGTCCCATCATATATAATAGGAAGTGTTGGGTTGGTAAGGAAAAACAAGTTAGCCACAAATTAAACACAGCTAACTATACGACACACTGGCCTAAGGATCAAGGAACATGTATCAATTTTCAGCATACAGTCAGAAAATGATGGTACTCGTTCAATATCCTGTACAATTGctgcaaaaaacaaacacttcaCTACTCTTGAATTACCTCTGAGCTGAACAAAAAACATGAATATTTGCCAACAGCTTCAACAACAAACACTTAAAGAGAAAGACGCCTGTAACTCGAAAGGTCAGAACTCATTAATATGGCCTAACAAAGAACTCTGCATACCACACATATAGTTACACTCAAAGGTCTCTTCCTGTGACAAccaaaaatgtgtaatgttaTTATTActttgatttttggctcacgaaagtgtagcctatgcgatgctaacttttgtctgtctgtgcgtgcgtgcgtgcgtatacatgtatgtatgtctgtggtagaaactttaacatttgactgaacaccgaaatactaattttacctggttattattcaagcaacagcttcaaagtattgaagcaatgatcaacattttgtcggcacgtatgtagttaaagtgtgtatccaaagaaaacgggtggtggtcttttttgggggggtaaaaacaggtgactggtttgtgtcgtgtgtggtatgtagaccaggtcaggggtcaaggttaggtcagatcgcgtgaaggattgtggtatagatacagttatcaccgagctgcagttcgccgatttgGAGAAGaagatttcacattgttcggtttcgtagctccagaaaaatagataaagatttcctacaggttaatctgcacagcgtgtttccagtgtctgcgcgaggaagcgctgtcgaaagcgcagtgtcgatctggccatctggcagtcgtgtccccgtaagtaggctacagatagacagatatagatccagtgtctcgcactcttgcaccgtgtcacctatgcttactgtgtgtgtgtatgtgtgacggagtgattgagtttgtgttactgtttgtctatttcttacgtgagccttgaaggcttccgCCTCTTGTTTCTCAGGCAGTATGAAAATTCATCAATTCAGTTTCACAGAAggaaaagttttttgttttttttataaatactgACAATGACATCATGTAAAATTAAATAACAGTACATCAATTAGATACATAAAACACAATATCATGGTGAATTTTGCCACAAATTTGAAATGCACAATTTGTAAACAAGCTGTCATAACAGTTCTGAACAAGCTATGTATTATAACTATTTAACAAAAAGGACTACTGCCTACTAATAACGCAGGCTGATGCTAAATTGACAAAAAAGCCTCCCACCTTCCCATCAAGTATCAGCAGGCTTACATTTAACATTCAATATTATTAATCATAAACAAGTAAAATATATGCGCACATTGTAATTTCTCTTGAAGGTTTGCTGGCAACAACCAGGGCATTTTGCTTTGTTCAGACAACTTTCTCTTTTCTCAGGTTCACAAAATCATAATGATGTATTTAAAGTTGGTACAGTGGATCCCCCCTTTCACGACACCCTTTCCCATCTGACTCCCCTCTTACAATTCAGATGTTTCGAGGCCTTACTGTCTCTGTTgttcataaggccaaaaaaaaataggtctgtttacggtaacatagggtgaaaaaatagggtcggtaggtcagcttttttttttctccgctctctatgatgtttcacagttcatttcttctcatcaacccctgtttttgcccaacataactataaatagtactttgagcttacctcccttctgtcgtctgctgtttgagcgcaaacagctctattttggatgcggttttttttccagacgatccaaaaaaaagattagggtcgggcctaaaaactagggtcggtcgggttaccgtaaacagacctattttttgggggggcctaatgTCTGTAAAAccacctccatttcaagactccctctctttggagacttaattttctcagatttgtgatgGCCTGAAACTAAACGGGATACCACTGTATTCTCAACATTTTCTTCAACTTAAATGTTCAAGAGACAGGAAAACCACCAAAACTCAAGCTCCACAGCACACAATGAACCAAGGTGTAATACTTGACAATTGGATCTGTTGAACACAcagtgcacacaaaaaacagtgTCATGGGGGAAAAATGCACATAAACACCAGTTCATGCCATGAAAATTCCTGAGTTGTTGCTATCAAGTGTCATAATGTATACGTGAATCACTGTACAAGCTGTGTTTGAACAAGTTTTATACTTGTGATTCCTGTGCACAATCTGAGCGATTAATTTACAATTTAGCATTTGGTACGTTAAACTCGAGTCACCGTCAACAATTTACGTTATTCCTCTAGTTGAAAAACATTTGTCCATATATTTGCATTGGTTCCTAGCAGAAGGCCTAGTCAACAATCACATACAAATTCTGTTACATCAAATGGAACAGTCATGCTGGTAGTGGTACAGTAGAAAAACGTGAAatatctctccctcattctgaAAGATTAAAACAGTCTACACACAAGTAtactttctctgcctctctctttccatAGGCACGCAATCACACTGTCAAAGACATACAGCTAGCTACAAgcatgcgcacacacagactaacatacacacacagacacataaccTCACATTTTTGATAGCTGAAGGAAACAAAAGAACACTGGAATACTGTCACTGTATGAATGCTATACACTGAATAATACAGTGTAACCTGCAAGCATAACTACTAGTACTAATTAGTGAATTTTACAGTCAGTGGTTTAAAGTTACTTGAGACAGTGATTATTTTGTATGAAGAAAATTAACTTTAAAAGCAACAGAAATTAAGTAACGATCTTGAAAACCTGAtgttataaaaattaaaatacacAAGTCCTACTACCTAGTGTTCAAAAATCACAGCATGCATGATTGTGAAAGATAATGTAAGAAATGATACAGctgcaagggcggatctgggggggggttacacgggttacgtaaccccccccacccccccaaaaaagaggtaatttattggctcaggatgcaccagatagctctattttgcttctttggataaaaaaaatttccgggggggggcatgcccccggaacccccaagaggcttaggcgcctttggcgccgtcaacttgtatcttcgcagtcattttgtaacccccccccccccctccaaagtgaattgatccgcccttgcagCTGAACACAGCTAGTTTGCGCTTTAACGAACACCTATACTTGCGTCGCAGTCAAACGTTCACTAAGGCTGGCCTTCTTGATCGCGTCAAGAAGCAACCCCTGCACCGGCTGAAGCTCTTTGGTCCTGCTTGAGAGCTGTGCTGTACTCCTTTATCTGCCGCCCCATCTCATCATGCATCTCTTGAAAAGATGATATGCCAAGCATCTGCCAAGTTGCAATGTTCAAAGAAAGGGAAGCCGAAGATGTTCTGTCTCTAAATGCGTCAAAGTCATCAGTACTGGAATCATTAAAGTCATTGAAAGGATTGACTCTGTCTTTAGAGGGGCGTGGCGGTCGTCGTGGCTTGCTGGCCGCGGCTTCATCGCTGTATGTGCGGCCTAAAATCCTACTTTCTCTTTCTGCTGCTTCTACAAGTTTGGCGTTGTCTCGCGACGCCACTTCCTCTAGTTGGTTCTGTAGTTCTGCCACGATCAGCTTGACATAGTCATAGGGAGCGCAGGACAATGCTCTCATCCATGCCTCAAGCTCTTCCTGAGAGTCTGCACTGAGGATATAAGTGCGCGATGCACCCCCAGGGAAAGCGATCTGAAAGGCGTAGTTGTCCGTGTCTTCAAGATCAGCAACTTCAATGGTGCAGCCTTCCAAGATTATCACTCCCGAGGGTTCCTTGTCAACTTTCTTCTCATAGTAGAAGAGCAGGTTCCCCCTGAGCACAAACCATCTCCTCTGGAAACCTTTGTTGAGTTCTCCTCGCTTCAGCAACATCCCTTCCTTTTCTGGATGACCCCCGGAAGCAGCAAAACGGGCCAGACCTTTCGCGTTGATGATCTTCATTATGAGCGCTACAAGTGGTCACTATGTACCTCTGCTAGTTCTGAGTATCGTGCATGGCTCCTCTTACGTCATTTGTTACGCTATGTTGTCAAGACTGATCACATGAGGAAAAAAAATCAGGAAAGAATGTAGCACTAACAGAAGACCTGTGCTTTGATTCTGCACAGCAAAAATCGACCCGGTAATTGCACGTTCGATGCAAATTAGAAAGTTTTTGTTGATACGTGTACAAAGTTAAGTCTCACTTGAATGAACCAGCAAAGCCACCAATCATCTGCATCCCATTTTCTCGAGAAAACAGCGAAACAACCTGAATCAGGAATTGTTGTTCTCGCGTTCTCGCAGCCAGAAAC
Encoded proteins:
- the LOC138975437 gene encoding sesquipedalian-1-like gives rise to the protein MKIINAKGLARFAASGGHPEKEGMLLKRGELNKGFQRRWFVLRGNLLFYYEKKVDKEPSGVIILEGCTIEVADLEDTDNYAFQIAFPGGASRTYILSADSQEELEAWMRALSCAPYDYVKLIVAELQNQLEEVASRDNAKLVEAAERESRILGRTYSDEAAASKPRRPPRPSKDRVNPFNDFNDSSTDDFDAFRDRTSSASLSLNIATWQMLGISSFQEMHDEMGRQIKEYSTALKQDQRASAGAGVAS